A stretch of the Streptomyces sp. NBC_00078 genome encodes the following:
- a CDS encoding MFS transporter: MSEDAASAGKKPASLFRQRNFVLLWTGQSASVLGSQITYVAMPLTAVLLLHATPMEAGVLVALETLPFLLFGLFVGVMLDRRARRTVMIVADVVRATALAWIPIAHGLDVLNIGQLFVVVFVVGVMTVFFDLAHQSYTPSLIGRDRLGDANAKLELSDSMAQVVGPGAAGLLISALSAPVAIAVDAASYVLSFFTVAGLPADEPPKPQPGAATLSVRASIREGFAAIVRHPLLRWFTTAALIINLFSGALMSVFFLYLLRVLDMGSKQVGLIVAVGSVGALVGVLLVGPLTGRFGVGPTLILTMAMPGLGYLVLAAVHGHSLAAIAVVAVSSFVVQFSVPVFNVTVISFRQVSTPDELLGRVNATARTCALGAYSLGSLLGGALASGTGLRTAVVVAAGGTFLASLALLFSPVRAVRSLEASPTTDSAPAPEPA, from the coding sequence ATGAGCGAGGATGCCGCGAGCGCCGGGAAGAAGCCGGCTTCGCTGTTCCGCCAGCGGAACTTCGTGCTGCTGTGGACAGGTCAGTCGGCCTCGGTCCTCGGTTCCCAGATCACCTACGTCGCGATGCCGCTGACCGCGGTCCTGCTGCTCCACGCGACGCCGATGGAAGCCGGCGTGCTCGTCGCCCTCGAGACGCTGCCCTTCCTGCTCTTCGGCCTCTTCGTCGGCGTGATGCTGGACCGCCGGGCGCGCCGTACCGTGATGATCGTCGCCGACGTCGTGCGCGCCACGGCCCTCGCCTGGATCCCCATCGCGCACGGGCTCGACGTGCTGAACATCGGTCAGCTTTTCGTCGTGGTCTTCGTCGTCGGCGTGATGACCGTGTTCTTCGACCTCGCGCACCAGTCCTACACACCCAGTCTGATCGGGCGGGACCGGCTCGGCGACGCCAACGCGAAGCTGGAACTCTCGGACTCGATGGCGCAGGTCGTCGGGCCGGGCGCGGCGGGCCTGCTGATCAGCGCGCTCAGCGCACCGGTGGCGATCGCGGTGGACGCGGCGAGCTACGTCCTGTCCTTCTTCACGGTGGCGGGACTGCCGGCCGACGAGCCGCCGAAGCCTCAGCCCGGAGCGGCGACCCTCTCGGTCCGTGCCTCGATCCGTGAGGGATTCGCCGCGATCGTGCGGCACCCGCTGCTGCGCTGGTTCACCACGGCCGCGCTGATCATCAACCTGTTCTCCGGCGCCCTGATGTCGGTGTTCTTCCTCTATCTGCTCCGGGTGCTCGACATGGGCTCGAAGCAGGTCGGTCTGATCGTCGCGGTCGGCAGCGTCGGCGCCCTGGTCGGCGTCCTCCTGGTCGGCCCACTGACCGGACGGTTCGGCGTCGGCCCGACACTGATTCTGACGATGGCGATGCCCGGGCTGGGGTATCTCGTCCTCGCGGCCGTACACGGCCACTCACTGGCGGCGATCGCCGTCGTCGCGGTCTCCTCCTTCGTCGTCCAGTTCAGCGTTCCCGTCTTCAACGTGACGGTGATCAGCTTCCGGCAGGTCTCCACCCCGGACGAGCTGCTCGGGCGGGTGAACGCCACGGCCCGTACCTGCGCCTTGGGTGCGTACTCGCTCGGCTCACTGCTCGGCGGTGCGCTCGCGTCCGGCACCGGGCTGCGGACGGCTGTGGTGGTGGCCGCGGGCGGGACGTTCCTGGCCTCGCTGGCCCTGCTGTTCTCACCCGTGCGCGCGGTACGCAGCCTTGAGGCATCCCCCACCACCGACTCGGCCCCCGCTCCGGAGCCCGCATGA